The following nucleotide sequence is from Saccharomyces kudriavzevii IFO 1802 strain IFO1802 genome assembly, chromosome: 5.
GCTCTTCAACTTTGTCTTCCAATTGCTTCATTCTTTGCAGCTTTCTTGCACGAGAACGTCTCGCGGCTTCAGTGTTTCTAGCACGCTTTAGAGCGGCAGGATCACCGGATTCCGGTACAATTGGAGATAATGGAATCGAACGCTGCTTACGGTTGTAAGCAACAACACCCAAATGATCTAGTCTTGATTCGTCATCATTTCCatgatgttgatgaaaatttttagcgattgaatttggtttcttggccttttttgtttgactCAATTTTGCGTCTTCTAGTACAGGAGTGGGCAAGAACGAGATCGTTGATACCTCCAGATTAAATGGTACCAAAGAGGCTTCTTCAGTAGATTCAATTGCCTTGTCAGCCAATGAAACATCATCTGTGGTAACTGGAATGTCGTTATCAAACAAAGAAGTCCATTCTTTagaattttcttctaggttttcatattcaaaCATCGGAGTTGAGTCGGTgcttgatgaaaagaaggacTCTACCACAGCAGCATCTAATTCAGGAATTGGCAAAACCGCCTCAGTATTAGAAGCTGTTACTGTTTGTGGAAGAgtgaaatcaaaatcaagatttgaaggGGCATCTTGCTTAATCATTGAATCTTCCTCGGTCttgataaatttatcaaaaaccAATTGGCCAACAACCGGTTTAGCAGTGGTAGTGGAAGCAGAAGTACTTTCGTTGGTTGGCTTAGAGCCATCCAATGGTGAAAACCCCATTGGATTTAAAGCAAATAAACTTCGCTGGTATTCGGACATTTTatttgtatttatttttttattttcttgagtGGACAAATTGGTAAACAAAACtttaatgataatgatttAATTTAATGATAGTATAGGGAAATTTTTATTGGGTAAATAAACCTGGATAATTAGATAGAAAGGTAACCGTTACGGAAACATCTTGGGTGAGTAAAATTCTACGGACACATGATAGCAATTAGTAACAAAACAAATAACTCTTTAAAAAACTGATAGTTTTCGAAAAAAGTAAGGGACTTTAATTagtaaaggaaaaataagattttttcttttaatatATTTAACAACACATTATTCTCTTaatttataattttttataataATCTACTTTGGAAACAAAATACAATTGGTTTAGCAagccattttttcaatgatctTTAATACGATACTGATGATAACTTAATAAACTGAACtgaataaaatattttgttttgattGCGAAGTAGATGAGTAAGCTGTGCGGCTGATGAGTTGTAAATTCGCTAGTGTAACTGATGGATAAAAAAGTTTGAGGGGATGAAGAAGGGGGGGGGGGTGTTGtgttgttttgttttgtctTGGTTTTATTAAAACTCTATATGAGACCAAGAACTACTAAGAAGTAAGAAGATAGCGAGCCATAATatgtttgaaaaagagaaacgAAAATTCGAGAGCGAGAGGGAAAAAATGGAGTATTTATCTATTCTGTCAAAattcagaaatttttcacctttttcttcttccaactGTTGTGCTGATGCATTTTATTTCCCGAAGATCTTCAAAAGTACTCCAATCTAATTGGCTGGAGATTGGAGCTCGGAAAGGCGGTGCGTGTATGTCACTACAGGCATTTGACGATGTCCGGCACGACAAGAACAGTTTTTTACAAGATGCCGGTGGTGTCAGGGATTACAAAATGTATGGGTGCAGCACGCGTCCATGCATGCAGATGTGCATTAAGGCGTCCACCAATAATGAAcatgataaagaaaatttgatgtAATATCAAGTTTTTAACGGCAGCCTGCGGTATGATGAGCATAAGATAGCGCCATCGGTTGTTGGTAAGCTAGCTCGGCAACCGCTGACCAAAGAAGAGTATAGCTCCATCCACACGCGGATCGGGGACGGCCCATAACAGACCGCGTGGGTGGGATATAGTTCAAGGCATCGATCGAGCCAGCCAAGTCAGCcgttttgaaaacaaagaacaGGAAACAGAGATCTTTACGTAGGTAATGATCAATCGCAACGAACAGAGGCTGTCTTTTTttgcgttttttttttcctgcaAATCCCCCTTCAAATATTGAGGTGTGGGTGGAGgcgtatttttttgttgtttttctcGTCATTTACGTAATCCCGCAGGTCGGTTTTCCTCTTAGTCTCCgtacatttcttttttttacgttTAAAGTTCGTTAACGAGGCAAAAAATGGCGCGTCTCCCTCCTTTTTTGCCGGCAACTGTAACTGTAAACTGTAAAATTGTAAGTGTAATTGTAATTCTAACTGTAATTCTAACGCTAAATTCTCGCGTACTCTCGTAGGTTGttattatcttttcttcttatttgATTGTGTACTATGATGTGTATGTTTCAACTTGAccgcttcttcttcatcttaCCCCTTCTTTGTGTGTTTTTCTCATAACTCAAAACCTCGTTACTGCATCTAATTTAAATTTAAGCTAGACGGAAGCTACCAAGGAAGCTATTTGGTTttgtttgtattttttcgtttccCGATTGTTTCCGTTTCATTTCTGTCTTCGAAAACCCTTCGTTTTTGCCTGTGGTTTAAACAACCTGTCATCCATCAGTAGCCTTTTGATTGTTTGTTTGTCTTTTTAAGATTTCAATAATATTTAATATCCATTCTTCCTCCTTCCACCTATCGATAATAtagcctttttttctttacgCCGTTCCCTATACTgtatttccaagaaaaagcaagTATCTGTATCATCTGACGCTTCCTCCCATCCCTACTCTCCGTATAATCACACACACACAACTAGACACAAGGAAGAACAACGAAATTTCTAAATGG
It contains:
- the GCN4 gene encoding amino acid starvation-responsive transcription factor GCN4 (similar to Saccharomyces cerevisiae GCN4 (YEL009C); ancestral locus Anc_7.131) — its product is MSEYQRSLFALNPMGFSPLDGSKPTNESTSASTTTAKPVVGQLVFDKFIKTEEDSMIKQDAPSNLDFDFTLPQTVTASNTEAVLPIPELDAAVVESFFSSSTDSTPMFEYENLEENSKEWTSLFDNDIPVTTDDVSLADKAIESTEEASLVPFNLEVSTISFLPTPVLEDAKLSQTKKAKKPNSIAKNFHQHHGNDDESRLDHLGVVAYNRKQRSIPLSPIVPESGDPAALKRARNTEAARRSRARKLQRMKQLEDKVEELLSKNYHLENEVARLKKLVGES
- the SKDI05G0620 gene encoding uncharacterized protein (similar to Saccharomyces cerevisiae YEL008W); translated protein: MHFISRRSSKVLQSNWLEIGARKGGACMSLQAFDDVRHDKNSFLQDAGGVRDYKMYGCSTRPCMQMCIKASTNNEHDKENLM